In Mycetocola spongiae, the genomic stretch CAGCCGCTCCACCTGCGCCGGGACGAGGGAGGTATAGAGCCGCGGGGAGCGGGCGGCCGCGCGCTCGGTGGCCGCGGCAAATTCCGCCGGATCAAAGATCCCGCCCGGCAGCGACTCGGGTGAGGTCCCGGCCACGTGCGAGCGAATCAGCACCTGGAGGCCGGCGATATAGTGCGCGGGCAGCGCCAGCACCCAGGTGCCCGGGCCGCCGAGGACCTCCTCGGTGGCGCGGGCCGAGGCGAGCAGCGCATGCCGGGAATGCGCGATGCGCTTGGGGATGCCCGTGGAGCCCGAGGTGGACACCACGAGGTCCACGCCCGCGGGCACGGTGGCCGCGGGCCCCGCGGGCGCACCCTCGGGGGCCAGCGCGGGGCCGCGCCCCTCCAGGAGTTCGGCGAGGGCCGCGATCAGTCCCGGCAGATCCCGGGTATCCACGCCCCGCAGTTCGCGCACTAGAACTGCCAGGGGTAGGCGGACCAGTCGGGGGCGCGCTTTTCCAGGAAGGAATCGCGTCCCTCCACGGCCTCATCGGTGCCATAGGCCAGGCGGGTGGCCTCGCCCGCGAAGACCTGCTGGCCCACCATGCCGTCGTCCACGGCATTAAACGCAAATTTCAGCATCCGGATCGCGGTGGGCGATTTGGTCAGGATCGTGCGGGCCCAGGCCAGCGCCGTGGGCTCCAGCTCGGCATGCGGCACAACCCGGTTCACGGCGCCCATCTCATAGGCGCGCTGCGCCGAGTATTCCTCGGCGAGGAAAAATACCTCGCGGGCGAATTTCTGCCCGATCTGGCGCGCAAAATAGGCGCTGCCATAGCCGGCGTCAAAGGAGCCCACATCCGCATCGGTCTGCTTAAACTTGCCGTGCTCGGCACTGGCGATCGTGAGATCACACACCACGTGCAGCGAGTGTCCGCCGCCCGCGGCCCAGCCGGGAACCACGGCGATCACCACCTTGGGCATCATCCGGATCAGGCGCTGCACCTCCAGGATGTGCAGGCGGCCGGAGCGGGCCAGGTCCACACCCGAGGCCTCCTCGGAATCGGAGTATTTATAGCCGTCGCGGCCGCGGATGCGCTGATCCCCGCCCGAGCAGAACGCCCATCCGCCATCGCGCGGGCTCGGGCCGTTGCCCGTGAGCAGGACCACGCCGATGCGCGGGTTCATGCGGGCGTCATCCAGCACCGCATAGAGCTCGTCCACGGTGCGGGGGCGGAACGCATTGCGCACCTCGGGCCGGTTAAAGGCGATGCGGGCCACCTGGCCGTGCACATCCTGGTGATACGTAATATCGGTGAGGGCCTCAAATCCGGGGACGGTATTCCACTCACTGGCATCAAAAATTTCCGAGACGGTCATGCCCTCCAGCATATGACCCCGCGGCCGTGCGGCCCTAGCGGCACAGCCGGGTGTACTCCCCCACGGCGCGCTCGCTCACGGAGATCACCGCCATGACGGCTCCGGGATCGGCGTTGCCGGGGTTGCCTCCCAGACCCTCCAGGGCATCGCCCACGTCCTGGATCGAGGTGCGCGCAGCGCCGGCGACCGCGGCCACCTCGGGGTTGCTCACGTTATTCAACGCTGTCTCGATATCGGCATCGATCCCGTCAAAGAGCGCGCGGGGCGAATCCGGCCGGGCGTCGCCGCCCAGCAGCGCCTCCTGCATCCGCTCCTGGGCACCGGAGATCGGCTCGCGCAGGATCGCGCAGGCCGCGGCCACGCTCTGCCCGCCCGGGGCTGCGCAGCCGGTCAGGATAAGGCCCGCGGCGGCAAGACAGAGCAGGCTCAGGGAGCGGGACACGGGGCGGGAGTGCATGTGGACGGGGCCTTCCGGGCGGGGAATAAAAAACGTCCCTCGCGGGACGCAGATTTCAGGCTACCCGGTTGCTGCGCCGCGCCGGGGCCCGCGGTCGGCGCGTGATGCGGGACCTGTCGCCCCCTCAACACGGAGGCCGCGCGGACTCCGAGGAATCCGCGCGGCCGCCGCATTGCGTGGGAGACTAGCCTCCGCAGAGGGCGCTGAACTTTTCGCCCGCGGCCTGGCCAGAGGACATGATCTCGTTCAGGGCCGTAACGTCTACCGAGGCGGGGTCAACGGAGATCTGCTGCAGCAGGTCACCCATCGATTCGAACATATCGCGCAGCGGCGCGGCGGCGGCGGTGACCTCGGCGTTGGAGCCTTCTTCAAGCGAGGCGTCAAAGTCAGTTACCAGCTTTTTCATGGCGTCGGAGGCCGTGGTTGCGGCGCCCTCGGCCATCGGGTTGCTGGCGAACGCGCCCACCGACTGCTGCATTTCCTGGCTTGCGGTGACCATCTGGGTGTTTACAATCTTGCAGGCCTCGGCCACGCTCTTCTCGGCGGGTGCCTTGCTGGGCTTCGCCGCGCTGCTGGAACCGGTCGAGGACGCGGTCTCGGTGTTGCCGGCGGAGCATCCGGTGAGGGCGAGGCCGCTCAGGGCAACAACCACGGCGAGGGTGGACAGGCGGGATTTTGCAATTTTCATCATGAGAATACTTTCCGCAGGCACCCCGATAGTCAGGTTCGATTTCCCCCCGGCCGTCGGACCGAGATTTTCCCCGCCATTACGCGGGAAGAGTGAGGGTGCGTGCGCGGTTAAATCTAGCAGAGCGCACCGACGGGGTGGCCTCGCGAGGGCGAAGTCCACCCCACCGGGGCGCAGCTATGTCGGATTCCGACCCCACACAGTCATTGCGCGGGTGGGAAGTGGGCTAGATCCAGGAACCGTATTTGCGGATATAAAGGTTCTTGCAGAACTGGGTGAGGACACAATATGCCGCCAGCGTGGCCACGAGCCAGGGGAAATAGCTCAGCGGCAGCGCCACGAGGCCCAGCCCCTGGCCCCAGCCGGTAAACGGCAGGACCAGCCCAAAGAT encodes the following:
- a CDS encoding 1,4-dihydroxy-2-naphthoyl-CoA synthase, with the translated sequence MTVSEIFDASEWNTVPGFEALTDITYHQDVHGQVARIAFNRPEVRNAFRPRTVDELYAVLDDARMNPRIGVVLLTGNGPSPRDGGWAFCSGGDQRIRGRDGYKYSDSEEASGVDLARSGRLHILEVQRLIRMMPKVVIAVVPGWAAGGGHSLHVVCDLTIASAEHGKFKQTDADVGSFDAGYGSAYFARQIGQKFAREVFFLAEEYSAQRAYEMGAVNRVVPHAELEPTALAWARTILTKSPTAIRMLKFAFNAVDDGMVGQQVFAGEATRLAYGTDEAVEGRDSFLEKRAPDWSAYPWQF